A portion of the candidate division KSB1 bacterium genome contains these proteins:
- a CDS encoding type II toxin-antitoxin system HicA family toxin: MSKMIPSNGTEVVKVLQKVGFQVERWKGSHAIMDNGQRIVVVPCHGKKELPKGTQRAIIRDAGLDIDEFNQLLKKV, translated from the coding sequence ATGAGTAAGATGATTCCCTCGAATGGAACGGAGGTAGTCAAGGTTTTGCAGAAAGTGGGTTTTCAAGTTGAAAGATGGAAAGGGAGTCATGCAATTATGGATAACGGCCAAAGAATTGTCGTTGTCCCTTGTCATGGTAAAAAAGAACTTCCAAAAGGAACTCAGCGAGCAATTATCCGAGATGCTGGGTTGGATATAGATGAATTCAATCAATTACTGAAGAAAGTGTAA
- a CDS encoding type II toxin-antitoxin system HicB family antitoxin → MKYEIILENEEDGRFSAHVPSLPGCHSWGENREETITNIKEAIEGYLEVLKSRMSEYRKTGESVEVEI, encoded by the coding sequence ATGAAGTATGAAATTATTTTAGAAAACGAAGAAGATGGACGATTTTCTGCTCACGTTCCATCACTGCCGGGTTGTCATTCATGGGGCGAGAATCGCGAAGAAACGATTACAAATATTAAAGAAGCTATTGAAGGATATTTGGAAGTTCTAAAAAGTCGGATGAGTGAATACCGAAAGACGGGCGAGTCAGTTGAAGTTGAAATATGA
- a CDS encoding citryl-CoA lyase: protein MSKSSWKTAITKVKPNEVRLRGYRIDELMGSVSFGQSVYLALKGELPSKDVGKIIDAILVSSIDHGVTPPSTIASMIVASSGAPLNAAVASGILAISKFHGGAIEDCMGALLQVQDKIKAREISVAEACEELVAEYIEIRRRISGFGHRLHTEDPRSKKLFKLANDLKIADKFIKIATTVESELGKQMGRKLPINVDGAIAAVLCELDFSPRLANAFFMMSRVPGLVAHIFEEQTTQKPMRKINPEDHEYNGPEDRSL, encoded by the coding sequence CCAATGAAGTTCGTTTGCGGGGCTATCGCATCGATGAGCTGATGGGCAGTGTCTCTTTTGGACAGTCTGTTTATTTGGCCTTAAAGGGTGAATTGCCGTCGAAAGATGTTGGTAAAATAATTGACGCCATTTTGGTATCGTCGATCGATCATGGGGTCACACCACCATCGACAATCGCGAGTATGATCGTCGCCTCCAGCGGGGCTCCTTTGAATGCGGCTGTTGCCAGCGGGATTCTGGCAATTTCGAAATTTCACGGGGGGGCCATCGAAGACTGCATGGGTGCACTTTTGCAAGTTCAGGATAAAATTAAAGCAAGAGAAATTTCCGTGGCCGAGGCTTGCGAGGAGCTTGTGGCCGAATATATAGAAATAAGAAGACGAATTTCCGGCTTTGGACATCGGCTGCACACCGAAGATCCGCGAAGCAAGAAATTATTTAAGTTGGCAAATGACTTGAAAATTGCCGACAAGTTTATTAAAATTGCTACTACAGTTGAATCCGAGCTTGGAAAACAAATGGGACGAAAGTTGCCCATTAACGTTGACGGTGCGATAGCCGCTGTCTTGTGCGAACTCGATTTTTCTCCGCGTCTCGCCAACGCCTTTTTTATGATGTCGCGGGTTCCCGGTTTGGTCGCTCACATTTTTGAAGAGCAGACTACCCAGAAACCGATGCGAAAAATCAATCCCGAAGATCATGAATATAACGGGCCAGAGGACAGGAGCTTGTAG
- a CDS encoding HD domain-containing protein: MTREELIENMPEFNLIEDKELRENTISVWEEAVNYRNWTAEELLGIPFTLLIDNVKVMFLEHVRTVCKMCVACDEVLTEAYGDRKTPINRDILVAGALLCDVGKLMEYDKENGKVVKSKHGKYLRHPFSGVGLCFKYNIPDEVMHLIAVHSHEGDKFGRSPEAIILNHADFIDFDLVKYH, translated from the coding sequence ATGACGAGAGAAGAACTCATTGAAAACATGCCGGAATTCAACCTGATCGAAGATAAAGAGCTGCGCGAAAACACAATTTCCGTTTGGGAAGAAGCGGTGAATTACCGCAACTGGACAGCGGAAGAATTATTGGGCATTCCCTTCACTCTTTTAATCGACAATGTTAAAGTCATGTTTTTAGAGCACGTGCGGACAGTTTGTAAGATGTGTGTAGCATGTGATGAGGTTTTGACTGAGGCCTACGGTGACCGTAAAACACCGATTAATCGTGATATTCTGGTTGCAGGCGCCCTGCTTTGTGATGTTGGAAAACTCATGGAATACGATAAAGAAAACGGCAAAGTGGTTAAAAGTAAGCATGGCAAATACCTGAGGCATCCGTTTAGTGGAGTGGGTCTTTGCTTCAAATACAATATCCCGGACGAGGTCATGCATTTAATTGCAGTTCATTCGCATGAAGGAGACAAGTTCGGACGTTCGCCCGAAGCGATTATTTTGAATCACGCGGATTTTATCGATTTTGATTTGGTTAAATATCATTAA
- a CDS encoding isocitrate/isopropylmalate dehydrogenase family protein, translating to MAKYKIAWLPGDGVGNDVMEAARIVLDALKLDAEYIHGDIGWEFWKTEGNPLPDRTIDLLKSTDTCLFGAITSMPKEEAQSELIPELQGKGLIYSSPIVRLRQEFNLHTNLRPCKAYPGNPLNYRDDIDLVVFRENTEDLYVGVEFHPLPEAVMQTLLEHAPKMKRFANVSLDDIAVSLRINTRQASRSIVTQAFEYAKKHGCKTVTIVEKPNVLRETSGLILRTAREVAKNYPDIDLWETNIDAMCMWLIKNP from the coding sequence ATGGCAAAATACAAAATAGCCTGGCTACCCGGAGACGGAGTCGGCAACGACGTCATGGAAGCGGCGCGAATCGTTTTGGACGCGCTGAAACTCGATGCTGAATACATTCACGGCGACATTGGTTGGGAATTCTGGAAAACCGAAGGCAATCCATTGCCGGATCGAACTATCGATTTATTAAAAAGTACGGATACTTGCTTGTTTGGGGCGATTACTTCAATGCCTAAAGAGGAGGCTCAATCAGAGCTTATACCGGAGTTGCAAGGTAAAGGGTTGATTTACTCAAGTCCAATCGTTCGGCTGCGTCAAGAGTTTAATTTGCACACCAATCTGCGTCCCTGCAAGGCTTACCCCGGTAATCCCCTGAATTATCGTGACGACATCGATTTGGTCGTATTTAGAGAGAACACTGAAGATTTGTACGTCGGGGTGGAATTTCATCCATTGCCGGAAGCAGTGATGCAAACGCTTCTTGAGCATGCCCCCAAAATGAAACGCTTTGCGAACGTAAGTCTGGATGATATTGCGGTCAGCTTACGGATTAACACACGCCAGGCTTCGCGGAGCATCGTGACTCAGGCATTTGAGTATGCTAAAAAGCACGGCTGTAAAACAGTCACCATTGTTGAGAAACCGAATGTGCTGCGGGAAACCAGTGGTTTGATATTGCGAACGGCGCGAGAGGTTGCGAAAAATTATCCTGATATCGACCTGTGGGAAACGAATATCGATGCGATGTGTATGTGGCTGATTAAAAATCC